One genomic segment of Drosophila melanogaster chromosome 3L includes these proteins:
- the Srrm234 gene encoding Serine-arginine repetitive matrix 2/3/4, isoform F — protein sequence MYNGIGLTTPRGSGTNGHVQRNWACVRPGKKDKDYRAEDDTKKLDAQLNRPPNKEILDHDRKRKIEVKCLELEDILEKQGRTPEEIKSQVDSFRQKLMGQGKTDLAKDEFGRVANTTTSTATAAVRTTATASAATASTMTTTTEATTVKVAKPKKRRKRRKRAGHAITTTTTEKSAAISTPGSKTSSPRTQTGEPASSAPSATSNGARKTKAPYFQHDNREYLAKYESFRLTAHTWNYAAVARKFKPLRPALASGANKTRRPAVSKRTHPDCACACQQKDPEPALEPAHRTAEHSIQKELPSSQMKINIDGSVLLELLKYSSSSLLGTLLGAGSAVATSARDTHQIAEAQQQKNARLREAFNISEYFVEGSSFDGDRKAKEDLAKSVALQKELDAQRESLAAAAAAAAAGKDKETGKRYALVRTPSRERDRDAGDAAANGDERDHVSKTDKKKRKKRARESSASPERKKKKKSKKHKKESKSKKKRSRKRKHSESGRDSDRDSDEEDDSSEEERRESKNVRKKAKKDKKKRDKKLKKKSRARASSSDSERTNSPSRKENKSDRSRGAKASKSDEKAPQQENVMRSRSRERKDTRSSRPLEASIDSRQRKPRERSAATPPRKEPERHRERSKDRQRSKEKHRSRDRLRSRERQRSRERQRSRERQRSKERQRSKERQRSIERQRSKERQRSKERQRSRSKDALRCKEKPQCNEKERSRERRRSKSKDRQRSKEKHRPKDEQQSVDKRRDRSTDRSKENQRSNERQRSKERQRSKERERSKDRQRSRERRRSKEGQLSKDRQGLKERQRSNERKRSKERQPSKEKQRSRERQRSREPLQSKDRQRSKERQRSRERPAKEARPTRSPRERSSKSRDDRRHRSPTNASRKQKDDTKLSRNARFKSPAHSPEAPPKKSVPTPAFNPFKAAEDTVNDILGTKSVMVALEQTKRQRAASSSSSDSDSSGSSSTSSRTPSPKPTPRKQKKRSKTPELKEVKKEISPRKESRVSVKREQSNSPQKSKSKSKVDESSPKRTSRRSRSISSELRYSPAERHPERYHDIVQDKKRPSKVREAHSTKPAPVVRLRAQSDDGSDAETGVDGAALEEFQQSRREREEQQELRMLEQLKSGIAAKAKQKIKIMEKDPAKEGSEVSGSDQVTATKRNSLSEFLVANNVTALINTLTTTTVTLTTTPPPPLAVVVPLEQRQEQPQQRDPDRELSVPVEDTVKKRDTSTPPICKTPQVTANGDAKSPTLVHKNHVHHNRPPPQHMHHHSQQQQHHQHPPGKRIFHNRTLNNNPNSRHSTNNPHACGGGGVPHSNSNSSNSGGNNNNAAMLPFLAGTPGTYNRTTNRLNHGPLLTATHYNICKNHQHSLQQQQAHHLARGLVYNSALFGHGQRHPGLLSLTGAGVGMSGPGAPLLGHPSHVRGGGGPISFNAAAAAAAVAANSISYLHHHHQHQQKPKIVIKPFKIHDPQPLVAALADSSLVDAIVSKVSTATVAAAESAARRSRSRERRSRSKRRTSTSHHRHDSSSESRSRYSSSSSRSGSHSSRSGSHSSRTSCSTNSSSGSSSSGSGSGSSQSGSRSPSIPRRRGSPSFLDRRRITSARKRPIPYHHKANAEGEVEDASSCCSSCFSRASSPATPLLTPLRNSRSPSMAAF from the exons ATGTACAACGGCATTGGCCTGACCACGCCCCGTGGCTCCGGCACCAATGGGCACGTGCAGCGGAATTGGGCATGTGTGCGGCCCGGGAAGAAGGACAAGGACTACCGCGCCGAGGACGACACGAAGAAGCTGGACGCCCAGCTGAACCGGCCGCCGAACAAGGAGATCCTGGACCACGACCGCAAGCGCAAGATCGAAGTCAAGTGCCTGGAATTGGAGGACATTCTCGAGAAGCAGGG ACGCACCCCGGAGGAAATTAAGTCGCAGGTGGACTCCTTCCGCCAGAAGTTGATGGGACAGGGCAAAACAGATCTGGCCAAAGATGAATTCGGACGCGTAGC CAACACCACCACATCCACGGCAACGGCTGCAGTAAGAACCACAGCGACTGCCTCGGCGGCCACTGCATCAACGATGACAACAACGACGGAAGCCACCACGGTGAAGGTGGCGAAACCGAAGAAACGACGCAAGCGACGCAAACGCGCAGGTCACGcaatcaccaccaccaccaccgaaAAGAGCGCCGCCATTAGCACTCCCGGTAGCAAAACCAGCAGTCCCCGCACCCAAACCGGGGAGCCCGCCTCCTCTGCTCCGTCTGCCACCTCAAATGGGGCCAGGAAGACCAAGGCTCCCTACTTCCAGCACGACAACCGCGAGTACCTGGCCAAGTACGAGAGCTTCCGTTTGACCGCCCACACGTGGAACTACGCGGCGGTGGCCAGAAAGTTTAAGCCCTTGCGGCCGGCGTTGGCAAGCGGCGCCAACAAGACCAGGCGACCAGCAGTCTCCAAGAGGACTCACCCGGACTGCGCTTGCGCCTGCCAACAGAAGGACCCGGAGCCGGCACTTGAGCCGGCCCACCGAACAGCTGAGCACTCCATCCAGAAGGAGCTGCCTTCGTCACAGATGAAAATCAATATCGATGGCAGCGTCCTGCTCGAGCTGCTCAAGTACTCCTCGAGCAGTCTGCTGGGGACACTGCTGGGAGCCGGCAGTGCTGTGGCCACAAG TGCTCGCGACACCCATCAAATAGCCGAGGCTCAACAGCAGAAGAACGCCAGGCTGCGCGAGGCCTTCAACATATCCGAGTACTTTGTCGAGGGCAGCAGCTTCGACGGTGATCGCAAGGCGAAGGAGGACCTGGCCAAAAGCGTGGCTCTCCAAAAGGAACTGGACGCCCAGCGCGAGAGCctggcagcggcggcagctgccGCAGCAGCCGGCAAGGACAAGGAGACCGGGAAGCGGTATGCCCTAGTGCGTACTCCTTCCCGCGAACGGGATCGCGATGCTGGCGATGCGGCAGCCAATGGCGACGAACGCGATCATGTCTCCAAGACGGACAAGAAGAAGCGCAAGAAGCGCGCCAGAGAGAG TTCGGCCAGTCCTGAgcgcaagaagaagaagaagtcgaaGAAGCACAAGAAAGAGAG TAAGTCAAAGAAGAAAAGGTCGCGCAAGCGCAAGCACAGCGAGAGTGGCCGGGACAGCGACCGGGATAGCGATGAGGAGGATGACAGCAGCGAGGAGGAGCGACGCGAGTCGAAGAATGTCCGAAAGAAGGCCAAGAAGGACAAG AAAAAACGCGACAAGAAGCTGAAAAAGAAGTCACGCGCACGGGCCAGTTCCTCGGACTCGGAGCGCACGAA CTCTCCCTCGCGGAAGGAGAACAAATCGGACAGGTCCCGTGGGGCAAAGGCTTCCAAGTCCGATGAGAAGGCTCCGCAACAGGAAAATGTCATGCGAAGCCGTTCTCGCGAGCGCAAGGATACGAGATCATCCCGGCCACTCGAAGCCTCCATAGACAGTCGTCAACGAAAGCCGCGGGAACGGTCAGCGGCTACTCCACCGCGCAAGGAGCCGGAAAGGCATCGGGAGCGCTCTAAGGATAGACAGCGCTCCAAGGAGAAGCACAGATCGAGGGACAGACTGCGGTCTAGAGAGAGGCAGCGGTCTAGGGAAAGACAACGATCTAGGGAGAGGCAGCGGTCTAAGGAAAGACAGCGGTCAAAAGAAAGACAGCGCTCTATTGAAAGACAGCGATCCAAAGAAAGACAAAGATCTAAGGAAAGACAGCGGTCTAGGTCGAAGGACGCACTGAGATGCAAGGAGAAACCGCAGTGCAACGAAAAAGAAAGATCTAGGGAAAGACGTCGATCAAAGTCCAAGGATAGGCAAAGATCCAAGGAAAAACACAGGCCCAAGGATGAACAACAATCAGTAGACAAAAGGCGAGATAGATCCACGGATCGGTCAAAGGAAAATCAGCGTTCCAACGAGCGCCAACGGTCGAAGGAGAGGCAGCGCTCGAAGGAGAGAGAGCGCTCGAAGGATAGACAGCGTTCAAGGGAGAGGCGACGCTCTAAGGAGGGGCAACTTTCCAAGGATAGGCAAGGGTTAAAGGAAAGGCAGCGTTCTAACGAGAGGAAGCGATCAAAGGAGAGACAGCCCTCCAAGGAAAAACAGCGCTCAAGGGAGAGGCAGCGCTCTAGGGAGCCACTGCAATCAAAGGACAGGCAACGTTCCAAGGAGCGGCAGCGTTCTAGAGAACGTCCAGCCAAGGAAGCCCGGCCCACACGATCGCCAAGAGAGCGCAGTTCCAAATCAAGAGACGACCGCCGACATCGGTCTCCTACCAATGCTAGCAGGAAGCAAAAAGATGACACTAAATTAAGCCGCAATGCCCGATTCAAATCTCCAGCCCATTCCCCAGAGGCGCCACCGAAGAAGTCGGTGCCAACGCCAGCCTTCAATCCCTTTAAGGCGGCCGAGGATACTGTTAACGACATCCTTGGCACAAAGTCGGTGATGGTGGCCCTGGAACAGACTAAGCGACAGCGGGCGGCTTCCAGCTCTAGCTCGGATTCCGACAGCTCCGGTAGTAGCTCGACTTCCTCGCGTACGCCATCGCCTAAGCCCACACCTAGGAAACAAAAGAAGAGGAGCAAGACCCCAGAGCTAAAAGAGGTGAAGAAGGAGATTAGCCCCAGAAAGGAGAGCCGCGTTAGCGTGAAACGGGAGCAATCAAACTCCCCGCAAAAGTCAAAGTCAAAGAGCAAGGTGGACGAATCAAGTCCCAAGCGTACGAGCCGTCGTTCTCGCTCTATTTCCTCTGAGCTGCGCTACTCGCCAGCTGAACGTCATCCGGAACGCTACCACGACATTGTGCAGGACAAAAAGCGACCGTCCAAAGTAAGGGAAGCCCACTCGACAAAACCTGCTCCAGTGGTCCGCCTGAGGGCACAAAGCGACGACGGCAGCGATGCGGAAACAGGAGTAGATGGTGCCGCCTTGGAGGAATTCCAGCAGAGCAGGCGCGAACGCGAGGAACAGCAGGAGCTGCGCATGCTGGAGCAACTGAAGTCTGGTATAGCGGCCAAGGCCAAGCAGAAGATCAAGATCATGGAGAAAGACCCGGCCAAAGAGGGTAGCGAAGTAAGTGGCAGTGACCAGGTGACGGCTACCAAACGTAACTCGCTAAGCGAATTCCTTGTTGCTAACAACGTGACCGCTTTAATTAACACACTGACTACAACCACGGTAACACTAACGACGACGCCCCCGCCGCCTTTGGCGGTGGTTGTGCCGCTGGAGCAGCGCCAGGAGCAGCCTCAGCAGCGGGATCCGGATCGAGAGCTGTCTGTGCCTGTGGAGGATACGGTCAAAAAAAGGGACACTAGCACACCGCCCATTTGCAAGACGCCCCAAGTGACGGCGAATGGCGACGCAAAGAGTCCGACATTGGTTCACAAGAACCACGTGCACCACAACAGGCCGCCTCCACAGCATATGCATCACcactcgcagcagcagcaacatcaccaGCATCCGCCGGGGAAGCGTATCTTCCACAACCGCACGCTGAACAATAACCCTAACAGTAGACATAGTACTAACAACCCTCATGCATGTGGTGGTGGCGGGGTACCTCATTCGAATTCCAACAGTAGCAATAGCGGcgggaacaacaacaacgcggCCATGCTCCCGTTTCTGGCGGGTACTCCGGGCACATACAATCGCACCACAAACCGCCTCAACCACGGTCCCCTTCTAACCGCCACACACTACAACATCTGCAAAAACCACCAGCACagcctgcagcagcagcaggcgcaccACCTGGCTCGTGGCTTGGTCTACAACTCGGCTCTCTTCGGCCATGGACAGCGCCATCCGGGACTGCTGTCCCTGACGGGAGCTGGTGTGGGCATGAGTGGGCCAGGTGCTCCGCTGTTGGGCCATCCGTCGCATGTCCGGGGTGGTGGCGGGCCCATTAGCTTCAATgcggcggcagcggctgcGGCTGTGGCCGCCAATAGTATTAGCTACcttcatcatcaccatcaacaccaacaaaaaccgaaaatcgTTATAAAACCCTTCAAAATTCACGATCCACAGCCTCTAGTCGCGGCGCTCGCGGACAGCTCACTGGTGGATGCTATCGTCTCCAAGGTATCCACGGCCACCGTGGCGGCGGCGGAGAGTGCGGCCCGTAGGAGCCGCAGTCGCGAGCGTCGTAGTCGCAGCAAGAGGCGCACCAGCACCAGCCATCATCGACATGACTCCAGCAGCGAGTCGAGATC GCGGTACAGCTCGTCCAGCAGTCGCAGCGGATCGCACAGCTCAAGGTCTGGGTCGCACTCCTCCCGCACCAGCTGCTCCACGAACAGCAGCTCGGgcagctcctcctccggcAGCGGCTCCGGATCATCACAGTCCGGCTCTCGATCGCCCTCCATCCCAAGGCGTCGCGGCTCGCCAAGCTTTCTGGACAGACGTCGCATAACGAG CGCTCGCAAGCGACCGATTCCCTATCACCACAAGGCGAACGCCGAGGGCGAGGTGGAGGATGCCTCTAGTTGCTGCTCCAGTTGCTTTAGCCGCGCCAGCagtcctgccacgccccttctcACGCCCCTGCGCAACAGCCGGAGTCCGTCGATGGCCGCCTTCTGA
- the Srrm234 gene encoding Serine-arginine repetitive matrix 2/3/4, isoform G, with amino-acid sequence MYNGIGLTTPRGSGTNGHVQRNWACVRPGKKDKDYRAEDDTKKLDAQLNRPPNKEILDHDRKRKIEVKCLELEDILEKQGRTPEEIKSQVDSFRQKLMGQGKTDLAKDEFGRVAARDTHQIAEAQQQKNARLREAFNISEYFVEGSSFDGDRKAKEDLAKSVALQKELDAQRESLAAAAAAAAAGKDKETGKRYALVRTPSRERDRDAGDAAANGDERDHVSKTDKKKRKKRARESSASPERKKKKKSKKHKKESKSKKKRSRKRKHSESGRDSDRDSDEEDDSSEEERRESKNVRKKAKKDKKKRDKKLKKKSRARASSSDSERTNSPSRKENKSDRSRGAKASKSDEKAPQQENVMRSRSRERKDTRSSRPLEASIDSRQRKPRERSAATPPRKEPERHRERSKDRQRSKEKHRSRDRLRSRERQRSRERQRSRERQRSKERQRSKERQRSIERQRSKERQRSKERQRSRSKDALRCKEKPQCNEKERSRERRRSKSKDRQRSKEKHRPKDEQQSVDKRRDRSTDRSKENQRSNERQRSKERQRSKERERSKDRQRSRERRRSKEGQLSKDRQGLKERQRSNERKRSKERQPSKEKQRSRERQRSREPLQSKDRQRSKERQRSRERPAKEARPTRSPRERSSKSRDDRRHRSPTNASRKQKDDTKLSRNARFKSPAHSPEAPPKKSVPTPAFNPFKAAEDTVNDILGTKSVMVALEQTKRQRAASSSSSDSDSSGSSSTSSRTPSPKPTPRKQKKRSKTPELKEVKKEISPRKESRVSVKREQSNSPQKSKSKSKVDESSPKRTSRRSRSISSELRYSPAERHPERYHDIVQDKKRPSKVREAHSTKPAPVVRLRAQSDDGSDAETGVDGAALEEFQQSRREREEQQELRMLEQLKSGIAAKAKQKIKIMEKDPAKEGSEPLVAALADSSLVDAIVSKVSTATVAAAESAARRSRSRERRSRSKRRTSTSHHRHDSSSESRSRYSSSSSRSGSHSSRSGSHSSRTSCSTNSSSGSSSSGSGSGSSQSGSRSPSIPRRRGSPSFLDRRRITSRRSPRSTRR; translated from the exons ATGTACAACGGCATTGGCCTGACCACGCCCCGTGGCTCCGGCACCAATGGGCACGTGCAGCGGAATTGGGCATGTGTGCGGCCCGGGAAGAAGGACAAGGACTACCGCGCCGAGGACGACACGAAGAAGCTGGACGCCCAGCTGAACCGGCCGCCGAACAAGGAGATCCTGGACCACGACCGCAAGCGCAAGATCGAAGTCAAGTGCCTGGAATTGGAGGACATTCTCGAGAAGCAGGG ACGCACCCCGGAGGAAATTAAGTCGCAGGTGGACTCCTTCCGCCAGAAGTTGATGGGACAGGGCAAAACAGATCTGGCCAAAGATGAATTCGGACGCGTAGC TGCTCGCGACACCCATCAAATAGCCGAGGCTCAACAGCAGAAGAACGCCAGGCTGCGCGAGGCCTTCAACATATCCGAGTACTTTGTCGAGGGCAGCAGCTTCGACGGTGATCGCAAGGCGAAGGAGGACCTGGCCAAAAGCGTGGCTCTCCAAAAGGAACTGGACGCCCAGCGCGAGAGCctggcagcggcggcagctgccGCAGCAGCCGGCAAGGACAAGGAGACCGGGAAGCGGTATGCCCTAGTGCGTACTCCTTCCCGCGAACGGGATCGCGATGCTGGCGATGCGGCAGCCAATGGCGACGAACGCGATCATGTCTCCAAGACGGACAAGAAGAAGCGCAAGAAGCGCGCCAGAGAGAG TTCGGCCAGTCCTGAgcgcaagaagaagaagaagtcgaaGAAGCACAAGAAAGAGAG TAAGTCAAAGAAGAAAAGGTCGCGCAAGCGCAAGCACAGCGAGAGTGGCCGGGACAGCGACCGGGATAGCGATGAGGAGGATGACAGCAGCGAGGAGGAGCGACGCGAGTCGAAGAATGTCCGAAAGAAGGCCAAGAAGGACAAG AAAAAACGCGACAAGAAGCTGAAAAAGAAGTCACGCGCACGGGCCAGTTCCTCGGACTCGGAGCGCACGAA CTCTCCCTCGCGGAAGGAGAACAAATCGGACAGGTCCCGTGGGGCAAAGGCTTCCAAGTCCGATGAGAAGGCTCCGCAACAGGAAAATGTCATGCGAAGCCGTTCTCGCGAGCGCAAGGATACGAGATCATCCCGGCCACTCGAAGCCTCCATAGACAGTCGTCAACGAAAGCCGCGGGAACGGTCAGCGGCTACTCCACCGCGCAAGGAGCCGGAAAGGCATCGGGAGCGCTCTAAGGATAGACAGCGCTCCAAGGAGAAGCACAGATCGAGGGACAGACTGCGGTCTAGAGAGAGGCAGCGGTCTAGGGAAAGACAACGATCTAGGGAGAGGCAGCGGTCTAAGGAAAGACAGCGGTCAAAAGAAAGACAGCGCTCTATTGAAAGACAGCGATCCAAAGAAAGACAAAGATCTAAGGAAAGACAGCGGTCTAGGTCGAAGGACGCACTGAGATGCAAGGAGAAACCGCAGTGCAACGAAAAAGAAAGATCTAGGGAAAGACGTCGATCAAAGTCCAAGGATAGGCAAAGATCCAAGGAAAAACACAGGCCCAAGGATGAACAACAATCAGTAGACAAAAGGCGAGATAGATCCACGGATCGGTCAAAGGAAAATCAGCGTTCCAACGAGCGCCAACGGTCGAAGGAGAGGCAGCGCTCGAAGGAGAGAGAGCGCTCGAAGGATAGACAGCGTTCAAGGGAGAGGCGACGCTCTAAGGAGGGGCAACTTTCCAAGGATAGGCAAGGGTTAAAGGAAAGGCAGCGTTCTAACGAGAGGAAGCGATCAAAGGAGAGACAGCCCTCCAAGGAAAAACAGCGCTCAAGGGAGAGGCAGCGCTCTAGGGAGCCACTGCAATCAAAGGACAGGCAACGTTCCAAGGAGCGGCAGCGTTCTAGAGAACGTCCAGCCAAGGAAGCCCGGCCCACACGATCGCCAAGAGAGCGCAGTTCCAAATCAAGAGACGACCGCCGACATCGGTCTCCTACCAATGCTAGCAGGAAGCAAAAAGATGACACTAAATTAAGCCGCAATGCCCGATTCAAATCTCCAGCCCATTCCCCAGAGGCGCCACCGAAGAAGTCGGTGCCAACGCCAGCCTTCAATCCCTTTAAGGCGGCCGAGGATACTGTTAACGACATCCTTGGCACAAAGTCGGTGATGGTGGCCCTGGAACAGACTAAGCGACAGCGGGCGGCTTCCAGCTCTAGCTCGGATTCCGACAGCTCCGGTAGTAGCTCGACTTCCTCGCGTACGCCATCGCCTAAGCCCACACCTAGGAAACAAAAGAAGAGGAGCAAGACCCCAGAGCTAAAAGAGGTGAAGAAGGAGATTAGCCCCAGAAAGGAGAGCCGCGTTAGCGTGAAACGGGAGCAATCAAACTCCCCGCAAAAGTCAAAGTCAAAGAGCAAGGTGGACGAATCAAGTCCCAAGCGTACGAGCCGTCGTTCTCGCTCTATTTCCTCTGAGCTGCGCTACTCGCCAGCTGAACGTCATCCGGAACGCTACCACGACATTGTGCAGGACAAAAAGCGACCGTCCAAAGTAAGGGAAGCCCACTCGACAAAACCTGCTCCAGTGGTCCGCCTGAGGGCACAAAGCGACGACGGCAGCGATGCGGAAACAGGAGTAGATGGTGCCGCCTTGGAGGAATTCCAGCAGAGCAGGCGCGAACGCGAGGAACAGCAGGAGCTGCGCATGCTGGAGCAACTGAAGTCTGGTATAGCGGCCAAGGCCAAGCAGAAGATCAAGATCATGGAGAAAGACCCGGCCAAAGAGGGTAGCGAA CCTCTAGTCGCGGCGCTCGCGGACAGCTCACTGGTGGATGCTATCGTCTCCAAGGTATCCACGGCCACCGTGGCGGCGGCGGAGAGTGCGGCCCGTAGGAGCCGCAGTCGCGAGCGTCGTAGTCGCAGCAAGAGGCGCACCAGCACCAGCCATCATCGACATGACTCCAGCAGCGAGTCGAGATC GCGGTACAGCTCGTCCAGCAGTCGCAGCGGATCGCACAGCTCAAGGTCTGGGTCGCACTCCTCCCGCACCAGCTGCTCCACGAACAGCAGCTCGGgcagctcctcctccggcAGCGGCTCCGGATCATCACAGTCCGGCTCTCGATCGCCCTCCATCCCAAGGCGTCGCGGCTCGCCAAGCTTTCTGGACAGACGTCGCATAACGAG CCGTCGATCGCCGCGCAGCACAAGACGCTAG